The Candidatus Saccharimonadia bacterium genome window below encodes:
- a CDS encoding decaprenyl-phosphate phosphoribosyltransferase (catalyzes the formation of decaprenylphosphoryl-5-phosphoribose from phosphoribose diphosphate and decaprenyl phosphate) translates to MQESPGSRSVLLLSWVRLLRPKQWVKNVFMLPGPLFGHILLNWHSVGRIGGAFAMFCLLSSAVYVVNDVLDVEEDRNHPEKRSRPVA, encoded by the coding sequence ATGCAAGAAAGCCCGGGAAGCCGCAGCGTGTTGTTGCTGTCGTGGGTGCGACTGCTTCGACCTAAGCAGTGGGTGAAGAACGTCTTCATGCTCCCAGGGCCGTTATTCGGCCACATACTTCTCAACTGGCACAGCGTGGGGCGTATCGGTGGGGCGTTTGCCATGTTTTGTCTGCTATCGAGCGCGGTGTATGTGGTCAATGATGTGTTAGATGTGGAAGAAGATCGAAATCATCCCGAAAAACGATCTCGTCCCGTTGCG